Proteins from a single region of Xenopus laevis strain J_2021 chromosome 9_10S, Xenopus_laevis_v10.1, whole genome shotgun sequence:
- the LOC121398787 gene encoding putative uncharacterized protein MYH16, whose translation MTETMLDSVEKELETELDFEQKKHAETNKTLKKYERHKELVFQAEEDQKTQQRSQELVERLQSKLKTYKRMKEEGEEQANLNLNNYRKTINELEERADIVEAALCKIHTKNRASFGKGFSSGCASPLAILVRSPILKDK comes from the exons ATGACTGAAACCATGTTGGACTCTGTA GAAAAAGAACTTGAGACAGAACTGGACTTTGAGCAGAAAAAACATGCAGAAACTAAtaagactttaaaaaaatatgaaaggcATAAGGAGCTGGTCTTTCAGGCAGAAGAAGATCAGAAGACGCAGCAGCGGTCCCAAGAACTTGTTGAGAGGCTGCAGAGCAAACTGAAGACATACAAGAGAATGAAAGAAGAAGGG gagGAGCAAGCAAACCTGAACCTAAACAATTATAGAAAGACCATAAATGAGCTCGAAGAGAGAGCAGATATTGTAGAGGCTGCACTTTGTAAAATCCACACAAAGAACAGAGCTAGTTTTGGTAAAGGCTTCTCTTCG GGCTGTGCCTCCCCGTTGGCCATTCTTGTCAGATCCCccatcttaaaggacaagtaa